The Ancylothrix sp. D3o genome window below encodes:
- a CDS encoding pentapeptide repeat-containing protein, whose protein sequence is MASSSVPFGIERLKQVWPSKTNALPLLTRRCGAWAAEVSIILASALIPFGCGLYAQSHLSEKAVPLNPILSATQVGVAKSLALPLRETKQKVSPLTNLFWTGALVMPWVVAGWQLYLLAKTGKTLPKRWFNLQVVTASGEAPGFSKALLREGSRWGLPVGVGYTIWRYGGAVPDLGILTGLVAVLIVADGVYGLFFRHRCTFHDRLAGTFVQEADSILPAFRQFDAPRGESQWNEADEDEAIAALVVSEKSQWSKPGFWFWVRRHPGVAILIGGVSVLGSILLTFVGTQVYIQGQENLRAGKRQENERFLQLVNKFASDERRGAILALATLQSPDAEVMVLADLLSLESDAQQLEAISQALVSAGPKSLPYLHRLNLSLRNDLDGVRYGGSKQEKRTVALRLRTTQRAISKILMLYNDRVHGADLSRTNLGQMSEPARFNLVLDKLDLSGIVLKGAILSGGSFQEARFSGPGEDNLFGTFDDQFADLSGAELKEANLSRALLAGVLLNNTSLIRANLAKANLAKANLSGANLSSAVLMGASLREAVLKNARLTGADLQDASLVGANLVGARLAEVKAAGASFKGGNLSQTEWKGADLRKVVLSGGNLEYADFSSASLEGAFLRGAMLRYASFRDANLVGVDLRGANLLGADFQGALFVEEEVKKPDQFIQKVGSGSPSLGLQGVDFSKAKNLNVKQLSYICEQGGLHPKCGFMGR, encoded by the coding sequence ATGGCAAGTTCTAGTGTTCCTTTCGGTATTGAGCGGTTAAAACAAGTGTGGCCCTCTAAAACAAATGCTTTGCCCCTGTTGACGCGACGTTGCGGTGCTTGGGCTGCGGAAGTTTCTATTATTTTGGCAAGTGCGCTGATTCCTTTTGGTTGTGGTTTGTATGCTCAGTCTCACTTATCTGAGAAAGCGGTACCACTGAATCCAATTTTGTCGGCAACTCAGGTGGGGGTGGCGAAAAGTTTGGCCCTTCCTTTGCGGGAAACAAAGCAAAAGGTTTCGCCTTTAACTAATTTGTTTTGGACAGGGGCCCTTGTGATGCCTTGGGTTGTTGCCGGTTGGCAGCTTTATTTGTTGGCGAAAACCGGCAAAACTCTCCCGAAACGTTGGTTTAATTTGCAGGTGGTGACGGCTTCGGGTGAGGCGCCGGGTTTTAGTAAAGCTTTGTTGCGTGAGGGTAGTCGCTGGGGTTTGCCGGTGGGGGTTGGTTATACAATTTGGCGTTATGGTGGGGCGGTGCCAGATTTGGGGATTTTGACCGGCTTGGTGGCGGTGTTGATTGTGGCGGATGGGGTTTATGGGTTATTTTTCCGCCACCGCTGTACTTTCCATGACCGGCTGGCGGGGACTTTTGTTCAGGAGGCTGATTCTATTTTGCCGGCGTTTAGACAATTTGATGCGCCGCGTGGGGAATCTCAGTGGAATGAGGCTGATGAGGATGAGGCGATTGCTGCTTTGGTGGTGAGTGAAAAAAGTCAGTGGTCTAAACCTGGGTTTTGGTTTTGGGTTCGCCGCCATCCGGGTGTGGCGATTTTGATTGGCGGTGTTTCGGTTTTGGGGTCGATTTTGCTGACGTTTGTGGGGACTCAGGTTTATATTCAAGGTCAGGAAAATTTGCGGGCCGGTAAAAGGCAGGAAAATGAGCGTTTTTTACAGTTAGTTAATAAGTTTGCAAGTGATGAAAGACGCGGGGCTATTTTGGCGTTGGCAACGCTTCAAAGTCCTGATGCGGAGGTGATGGTTTTAGCGGATTTGTTGAGTTTAGAAAGTGACGCGCAACAGTTAGAGGCTATTTCTCAGGCTTTGGTTAGTGCGGGGCCGAAGTCTTTGCCTTATTTACACCGGCTGAATTTATCGCTGCGGAATGATTTGGATGGCGTGCGCTATGGGGGATCTAAGCAGGAAAAAAGAACTGTGGCTTTGCGTTTGCGGACGACTCAGCGGGCGATTTCTAAGATTTTGATGCTTTATAATGATCGTGTTCATGGGGCGGATTTGAGCCGCACAAATTTGGGGCAAATGAGTGAGCCGGCTCGGTTTAATTTGGTGTTGGATAAGTTGGATTTGTCGGGGATTGTTTTAAAAGGGGCGATTCTTTCTGGGGGTAGTTTTCAGGAGGCTCGTTTTTCTGGGCCGGGTGAGGATAATTTGTTTGGTACTTTTGATGATCAGTTTGCTGATTTGAGTGGGGCGGAGTTGAAGGAGGCGAATTTGTCTCGTGCTTTGCTGGCGGGGGTTTTGTTGAATAATACAAGTTTGATTCGGGCTAATTTGGCGAAGGCTAATTTGGCGAAGGCTAATTTAAGTGGGGCGAATTTAAGTAGTGCGGTTTTGATGGGGGCTTCTTTGCGAGAGGCTGTGTTAAAAAATGCTCGTTTGACGGGGGCTGATTTACAGGATGCTTCGTTGGTTGGGGCGAATTTAGTGGGTGCTCGTTTGGCTGAGGTTAAGGCGGCTGGGGCGAGTTTTAAGGGTGGGAATTTAAGTCAAACTGAGTGGAAGGGTGCGGATTTAAGGAAGGTTGTTTTGAGTGGGGGTAATTTAGAGTATGCTGATTTTTCTTCGGCTTCGCTTGAGGGGGCGTTTTTGCGGGGTGCGATGTTGAGATATGCGAGTTTTCGGGATGCGAATTTGGTGGGGGTTGATTTGCGGGGGGCTAATTTGCTGGGGGCTGATTTTCAGGGGGCGCTTTTTGTTGAGGAGGAGGTGAAGAAGCCGGATCAATTTATCCAAAAGGTGGGTAGTGGTTCGCCTTCTTTGGGTTTGCAGGGGGTGGATTTTTCTAAGGCGAAAAATTTGAATGTTAAGCAGTTGAGTTATATTTGTGAGCAGGGGGGTTTGCATCCGAAATGTGGGTTTATGGGCCGGTAA
- the lepB gene encoding signal peptidase I, which produces MQTIYQPASSRIKEPWLAVNLSLVLPGSGQIYAGKILKGSVILISLTSLIAFSVWSIFAARGNTLLGMAGLGAGVGGYLWNLVDAYHCISGKKRGQNATPYPKKVKSKSSPKDPWLAVFLSQILPGLGHLYLEKAVMAGILLSGIVLFANLAVFYRQLLLVPPVLYALASYHSYLIVDRKPRHYKHLIIFFVVLVLILRIITTYLPAWIESKVQKFSIPSDSMLPTLQIGDGIFVDKSSNFIPQKGDLIVFQAPKAAQNKDVPADTLFIKRTIGKPGEVIEIKKGIVSLNSIPLDEPYIAAPPLYEWGPEVIPSGFYFVLGDNRNDSFDSHVWGYLPASNIIGKAYKIYWPPAHIKPL; this is translated from the coding sequence TTGCAAACTATCTATCAGCCTGCATCTTCCCGTATAAAAGAGCCTTGGTTAGCGGTAAATTTGTCTTTGGTTTTGCCAGGCTCAGGCCAAATTTATGCCGGAAAAATTTTAAAAGGAAGTGTAATTTTAATCAGTTTAACAAGTTTAATAGCGTTTTCTGTTTGGTCGATTTTTGCGGCGCGGGGAAATACTCTTTTAGGAATGGCGGGTTTAGGTGCGGGAGTTGGGGGATATTTATGGAATTTGGTTGATGCTTATCATTGCATTAGCGGAAAAAAAAGGGGGCAAAATGCGACACCTTACCCTAAAAAAGTTAAATCAAAATCTAGCCCAAAAGATCCTTGGTTAGCGGTGTTTCTTTCGCAGATTTTACCAGGTTTGGGGCATTTATATTTGGAAAAAGCTGTGATGGCTGGGATTTTGTTATCAGGGATTGTTTTGTTTGCAAATTTGGCCGTTTTCTATCGTCAATTGCTTTTAGTTCCGCCGGTGTTATATGCGCTTGCTTCTTATCATTCTTACTTAATTGTTGACCGCAAACCCCGCCATTATAAACATTTGATTATTTTTTTTGTGGTTTTGGTTTTAATTCTAAGAATTATCACTACTTATTTACCGGCCTGGATCGAAAGCAAAGTTCAAAAGTTCAGTATTCCCAGTGATTCAATGCTGCCTACTTTGCAAATTGGGGATGGCATTTTTGTCGATAAATCTAGCAATTTTATTCCCCAAAAAGGTGATTTAATTGTTTTTCAGGCACCGAAAGCAGCCCAAAACAAAGATGTGCCGGCAGACACTTTATTTATTAAAAGGACTATCGGAAAACCAGGGGAAGTTATTGAAATAAAAAAAGGCATTGTATCTCTAAATAGCATTCCTTTAGATGAACCTTATATTGCAGCACCTCCCCTTTATGAATGGGGGCCCGAAGTGATACCAAGCGGCTTTTATTTTGTCTTAGGAGATAACCGGAATGATAGCTTTGATTCGCACGTTTGGGGATATTTACCGGCCTCTAATATTATCGGAAAAGCGTATAAAATATACTGGCCACCGGCTCACATCAAACCTTTGTAG
- a CDS encoding SDR family oxidoreductase translates to MISVKDKIVLITGASSGIGSACARVFAGAGARLILAARRYDKLEEFAKELRKEYGCETYLISLDVRDLQQVEQVFSNLPENWQNIEILINNAGLSRGLEKLHEGSIPDWQEMIDTNVKGLLYVTRTVVPGMVKRGSGHVVNIGSIAGRAAYPGGSVYCASKAAVRAISEGLKQDLLGTPIRVTEIEPGLVETEFSIVRFHGDTDRAKKVYQDLTPLTGDDVADVVFFCVTRPAHVNISEVLVVPNDQASALLVHRHPPK, encoded by the coding sequence ATGATTTCTGTTAAAGACAAAATTGTGCTAATCACCGGCGCATCAAGTGGCATAGGTTCTGCCTGTGCGCGGGTGTTTGCGGGGGCCGGTGCGAGGTTAATTTTAGCCGCTAGAAGATATGACAAGCTGGAAGAATTTGCTAAGGAACTCCGCAAAGAATACGGCTGTGAAACGTATCTTATTTCGCTTGATGTGCGAGATTTACAACAAGTCGAGCAGGTGTTTTCAAATCTTCCTGAAAATTGGCAAAATATCGAGATTTTGATTAACAATGCTGGGTTAAGTCGGGGGCTAGAAAAACTCCATGAAGGCTCGATCCCAGATTGGCAAGAGATGATTGATACGAATGTTAAAGGGTTGCTTTATGTAACTCGAACAGTTGTTCCTGGGATGGTAAAAAGAGGTAGCGGTCATGTCGTGAATATTGGCTCTATTGCCGGTCGTGCTGCTTATCCGGGGGGGAGTGTTTATTGTGCCTCAAAAGCGGCTGTGCGGGCAATTTCAGAAGGACTAAAACAAGATTTACTTGGTACTCCTATTCGGGTGACGGAAATTGAACCGGGGTTAGTGGAAACTGAGTTCAGTATTGTGCGATTTCATGGAGATACTGACCGCGCCAAAAAGGTTTATCAAGACTTAACTCCTTTGACGGGGGATGATGTGGCGGATGTGGTATTTTTCTGTGTAACCCGACCTGCTCATGTGAATATTAGCGAGGTTTTGGTAGTACCAAATGATCAAGCAAGCGCGCTTCTTGTTCACCGGCATCCGCCTAAATAA
- a CDS encoding nuclear transport factor 2 family protein, producing MMRQSQSRFCFSQMSGLGAVLGFVLWCAGAMAATPDTAPPELKAILTKIDSAANRQDINAVMDFYSQSFSHSDGLTRDNLQNALVEFWKRYPQISYRTELQSWQVDGKTIVAETITQIVGKQSNNGREFTLNATLRSRQRYEQEKIVQQEILTERSQVTTGAKPPTLDIKLPAQIKAGQEYSFDAVVQEPLETDLLLGSALEEPVKAETYLTPTPFELEILQAGGLFKIGSAPAENQPRWLSAIVVRKDGMTAVTQRVNMGK from the coding sequence ATGATGCGTCAATCTCAATCTCGTTTCTGTTTTTCTCAAATGTCTGGACTCGGTGCTGTGCTGGGGTTTGTGCTATGGTGTGCCGGTGCGATGGCCGCGACGCCGGATACTGCACCTCCTGAGCTTAAGGCTATTTTGACTAAAATTGATAGCGCTGCTAACCGGCAAGATATTAATGCGGTGATGGATTTTTATAGTCAAAGTTTTAGCCACAGTGACGGTTTAACTCGTGATAATCTGCAAAATGCTTTGGTGGAATTTTGGAAGCGTTATCCGCAAATTAGCTATCGTACGGAGTTGCAATCTTGGCAAGTTGATGGCAAGACAATTGTTGCGGAAACAATTACTCAAATTGTTGGCAAGCAGTCGAATAATGGCCGAGAGTTTACTTTGAATGCTACTTTACGTTCTCGTCAGCGTTATGAGCAGGAAAAAATTGTTCAGCAAGAAATTTTAACTGAACGTTCTCAAGTGACTACCGGCGCAAAACCTCCGACGTTAGACATTAAATTGCCGGCGCAAATTAAGGCCGGTCAGGAATATAGTTTTGATGCGGTTGTGCAAGAACCTCTGGAGACGGATTTACTTTTGGGTAGCGCGTTAGAAGAGCCGGTGAAAGCTGAGACTTATTTAACACCAACTCCCTTTGAATTAGAAATTTTACAAGCTGGAGGTTTATTTAAGATTGGTAGCGCGCCGGCAGAAAATCAACCGCGATGGCTTTCAGCAATTGTTGTGCGAAAAGATGGTATGACTGCTGTTACTCAGCGGGTGAATATGGGTAAATAA
- the murG gene encoding undecaprenyldiphospho-muramoylpentapeptide beta-N-acetylglucosaminyltransferase, translating into MTTQPKKLLIAASGTGGHLFPALAVAEQLQDCEIQWLGVPDRLETQLVPKQYPLHSVPVEGFQTKGLGTVKVFAKLVSSVFTVRRLLKKGKFDGVFTTGGYIAAPAILAARSLGLPAILHDSNALPGKVTRWFSNFCTVVALGFEAASAYLPRVKTLYVGTPVRKQFLSVQKLNLPVPDNVPLIVVTGGSQGAVALNKLVRECAPAWFEQGAWIVHQTGENDPDAQSLQHPQYISLPLYDNMAGLFERADLAISRAGAGTLTELAATATPAILIPYPFAAEDHQAFNAAVFERAGAAVMCRQQQLTAEKLQSLVLDLLKSPERLQEMADKARSLAVPNSASRLAGLVREYLAN; encoded by the coding sequence ATGACTACCCAACCCAAAAAACTCCTAATCGCCGCCAGCGGCACCGGCGGGCACTTATTCCCAGCACTTGCAGTAGCCGAACAACTCCAAGATTGTGAGATACAATGGCTAGGAGTCCCCGACCGGCTCGAAACCCAATTAGTGCCCAAACAATACCCCCTGCATAGTGTCCCCGTCGAAGGCTTCCAAACAAAAGGGCTCGGAACCGTAAAAGTTTTTGCCAAACTTGTCAGTTCGGTATTTACCGTGCGCCGGCTCCTCAAAAAAGGCAAATTTGACGGCGTTTTCACCACCGGCGGATATATCGCAGCCCCCGCCATTTTAGCAGCGCGTTCTCTCGGATTACCGGCCATTCTCCACGACTCCAACGCCTTACCCGGAAAAGTAACGCGCTGGTTTAGCAACTTTTGCACCGTAGTCGCCCTTGGCTTTGAAGCCGCATCCGCCTATTTACCTCGTGTAAAAACCCTTTATGTCGGCACGCCGGTGCGAAAACAATTTTTATCAGTCCAGAAATTAAATTTGCCGGTGCCGGACAATGTACCCCTAATCGTCGTCACGGGTGGCTCACAAGGTGCTGTAGCATTAAATAAATTAGTGAGAGAATGTGCGCCGGCCTGGTTTGAGCAGGGAGCATGGATCGTTCACCAAACCGGCGAAAATGACCCCGATGCACAAAGTTTGCAACACCCGCAGTATATTTCGCTACCGTTGTATGACAATATGGCCGGTTTATTTGAGCGGGCAGACTTGGCAATTTCGCGGGCCGGTGCCGGTACCTTAACAGAATTGGCAGCAACAGCCACACCGGCAATTTTAATCCCCTATCCCTTTGCCGCAGAAGATCACCAAGCCTTTAATGCCGCCGTATTTGAACGTGCCGGTGCCGCTGTGATGTGCCGGCAACAGCAACTTACAGCCGAAAAATTGCAGAGTTTGGTTTTAGACTTGTTGAAATCGCCAGAGCGGTTGCAAGAAATGGCAGATAAGGCGCGTTCCTTAGCAGTTCCCAATAGTGCGAGCCGGTTGGCCGGTTTGGTAAGAGAATATTTGGCCAATTAA
- a CDS encoding ribbon-helix-helix domain-containing protein, with the protein MQTLTRTSTTEMEVTSIRLERDLKEKLKELSGNQGYQALIRDILWNYVQQKSGDYRSNFSRNDIRASFSATAEKEEHCVLTGKLIRPQEPMLLGFTTTGDMVPLSLESLAG; encoded by the coding sequence ATGCAGACCCTGACTCGTACTTCTACAACCGAGATGGAAGTTACCAGCATTCGATTGGAGCGGGATCTCAAAGAAAAGCTTAAAGAATTGTCTGGAAACCAGGGATATCAGGCGTTAATTCGAGATATTCTCTGGAATTACGTTCAGCAAAAGTCTGGAGATTATCGATCTAATTTTTCGAGAAATGATATTCGGGCCTCGTTTTCGGCGACGGCGGAAAAAGAAGAGCATTGTGTACTCACCGGCAAGCTCATCCGACCGCAAGAGCCAATGTTATTAGGCTTTACAACGACTGGCGATATGGTGCCTTTGAGTTTAGAAAGTTTGGCCGGTTAG
- a CDS encoding HNH endonuclease yields MTTATEILSRSVVVFSQNYLPISRINIKRAIVLLVTGKAEPLNLGTPPSISWPVRSPSCVLQVPEHIRLTIAGGERIWKIPPVNRREVLRRDHHTCQYCGSGKHLTLDHVIPRSKGGSHTWDNIVTACERCNARKGDRTPLQAAMPLKCQPRAPMHPTVAFADHFWRDQHLRE; encoded by the coding sequence ATGACAACCGCAACCGAGATATTAAGTAGGTCAGTAGTCGTTTTTTCCCAAAACTACTTACCGATCAGCCGCATCAATATTAAGCGGGCAATTGTTTTGTTAGTCACCGGCAAGGCAGAACCCTTAAATTTGGGAACCCCACCCAGCATTAGCTGGCCGGTGCGTTCGCCAAGTTGTGTTTTACAAGTACCCGAACATATTCGTTTAACAATTGCCGGTGGCGAACGGATCTGGAAAATTCCGCCGGTCAACCGACGAGAAGTTTTACGGCGTGATCATCACACCTGCCAATACTGCGGTAGCGGCAAACATTTAACCCTCGATCACGTCATCCCTCGCTCAAAAGGAGGTTCCCACACTTGGGATAATATCGTCACCGCTTGCGAACGCTGTAATGCTCGTAAAGGCGACCGTACCCCCCTCCAAGCTGCCATGCCATTGAAGTGTCAACCTCGCGCACCCATGCACCCAACTGTTGCGTTTGCTGACCACTTCTGGCGCGACCAACACCTTAGAGAGTAG
- a CDS encoding alr0857 family protein, which produces MLKFTYTETSFHLERLAQSLEELVATRVILAMRVGQSLCVQPITASFLLPSNLPGLHYLETETKREDSEVISVCVADAEFVEISLQGTWIAADSETAEGVFVTSLFDRTEFFLVKLWQEAQNNISCVRETQDW; this is translated from the coding sequence ATGCTGAAGTTTACATACACCGAAACAAGCTTTCACCTTGAGCGTTTGGCACAATCTTTAGAAGAATTGGTGGCAACACGAGTAATTTTGGCGATGCGAGTTGGTCAAAGCCTCTGTGTGCAACCGATTACAGCGTCGTTTTTGCTGCCTTCTAATTTACCCGGTTTGCATTATCTGGAAACCGAAACAAAACGAGAAGATTCAGAGGTGATTTCTGTGTGTGTTGCTGATGCAGAATTTGTCGAAATCAGCCTACAGGGAACGTGGATCGCTGCTGATAGCGAGACGGCTGAGGGAGTGTTTGTAACTTCACTTTTTGACCGTACCGAGTTTTTTTTGGTGAAGTTATGGCAAGAAGCCCAGAATAATATTTCCTGTGTCCGTGAAACACAAGATTGGTGA
- a CDS encoding Hpt domain-containing protein — translation MQPEQKKILMGYFIEESKDLLKTLEKGILNLAESLEDPECLQELFRAAHSLKGGAAFLHIESIGKTAFKLEKCFRVIKEQPVEADAKLQALFLQALEFLKQLIEQMQSYEELPDEKMSAIVATSESTFEALTFYLDILIVEKKLC, via the coding sequence ATGCAGCCAGAACAGAAAAAAATTTTGATGGGATATTTTATTGAAGAGTCAAAAGACTTGCTGAAAACGCTGGAAAAAGGCATTCTAAATCTAGCGGAAAGTTTGGAAGATCCAGAATGCTTACAAGAATTGTTTCGCGCTGCTCATTCGCTGAAAGGTGGGGCAGCTTTTTTGCATATTGAGAGTATTGGTAAAACCGCTTTTAAGTTAGAAAAATGTTTTCGCGTCATTAAAGAGCAGCCGGTGGAGGCAGATGCAAAATTACAAGCGCTGTTTTTGCAAGCGCTTGAATTTCTTAAACAGTTAATTGAGCAAATGCAGAGTTATGAAGAATTGCCTGACGAAAAAATGTCCGCAATTGTTGCCACTAGCGAATCGACGTTTGAAGCCTTAACCTTTTACTTAGATATTTTAATTGTGGAAAAAAAGCTTTGTTGA
- the trmB gene encoding tRNA (guanosine(46)-N7)-methyltransferase TrmB produces the protein MARVRVRQHVNPLSNVFQVPVLPPDWSQIYKDLSKPLHLDIGCARGRFILSMAQVEPAWNFLGLEIRHPLVEEANNIAAEKQLTNLYYFFCNANNSLKSLLESLPPAMLERVTIQFPDPWFKNKHQKRRMVQPAMVEELAQFLVPGGELFLQSDVKEVAQEMRERFAANPAFAFKHDPEIWLPENPLPVQTEREIATIRKGQPVYRTLFVRVDKI, from the coding sequence ATGGCAAGGGTGAGAGTTAGGCAGCACGTTAATCCCCTTAGTAACGTTTTTCAGGTGCCGGTGTTGCCCCCAGATTGGAGTCAAATTTATAAAGATTTAAGTAAACCCTTGCATTTAGATATTGGATGTGCTAGAGGCCGGTTTATTTTAAGTATGGCACAGGTAGAACCGGCCTGGAATTTTTTAGGTTTAGAAATCCGTCACCCTCTGGTAGAAGAAGCCAACAATATCGCGGCGGAAAAACAGTTAACAAATTTGTATTATTTCTTTTGCAATGCCAATAATTCCCTTAAATCTTTGCTGGAATCTCTACCACCGGCAATGCTGGAACGAGTCACAATTCAATTTCCCGATCCTTGGTTTAAAAACAAACATCAAAAACGGCGGATGGTTCAACCGGCAATGGTGGAAGAATTAGCTCAATTTTTAGTTCCGGGCGGGGAACTGTTTTTGCAATCGGATGTCAAAGAAGTAGCCCAGGAAATGCGAGAACGTTTTGCAGCTAATCCGGCTTTTGCTTTTAAACATGACCCGGAAATTTGGCTACCAGAAAATCCTTTGCCGGTGCAAACCGAACGAGAAATTGCTACTATAAGAAAAGGCCAGCCTGTTTACAGAACCTTATTTGTGCGGGTAGATAAAATATGA
- a CDS encoding pentapeptide repeat-containing protein codes for MKVTVLSLALLLLNSTPSFAANPQHVQRLLQTKQCRMCNLGGADLSNLDLSKTDLRSAFLEGANLSGTNLSGADLVGAKLKRANLTNTNLTAANLQRAVLNEADLNGADLTSANLDFSFLIKANLTGTKITGASFMKANLKEANVTGLDLTGITLTGAILPDGSVSEEEEE; via the coding sequence ATGAAAGTCACGGTTTTGAGTTTAGCACTTTTATTGTTAAACAGCACCCCATCTTTTGCTGCTAATCCTCAGCACGTCCAAAGACTCTTGCAAACAAAACAATGCAGAATGTGCAATTTAGGAGGTGCAGATTTAAGTAATCTTGACCTGAGTAAAACCGATTTGCGGAGTGCCTTTTTGGAGGGAGCAAATCTTTCTGGTACAAACCTTTCTGGCGCTGACTTGGTGGGTGCAAAACTCAAACGGGCAAACTTGACAAATACAAATTTAACAGCAGCTAATTTGCAACGGGCTGTGTTAAATGAGGCCGACTTAAATGGGGCTGATTTAACCTCGGCTAACTTAGATTTTTCCTTTTTAATCAAAGCCAATTTAACCGGCACAAAAATCACCGGCGCTTCTTTTATGAAAGCCAATTTAAAAGAAGCAAATGTCACCGGCTTAGACTTAACCGGCATCACCCTTACGGGTGCCATTCTCCCAGATGGCAGTGTTTCGGAGGAGGAAGAAGAATAA
- a CDS encoding dolichyl-phosphate-mannose--protein mannosyltransferase: MNPQNYPIKKTSKFPWFALGMWGVFLLSLGLRFWNINFFNTLVFDEGYYAVYGVNYLDGVPFFDAHPPLGKYAITAAIWLASHLPFNTGTPNALSGILLSPFSYRWLNALVGSFLPLIVGGVAYQLSGRCLYAFLASLFTALDGLLLVESRFALINIYLVFFGFLAQWLFLLALNNRGFISVFWLFLSGVSFGCSISVKWNGLGFWLGVCLTWLAAQIVYWQRRRQEKLSRPTIEIINPDTGIRSFELSSKIPLPLPLLQKRFIQLSWWKILLFLGVVPAAVYYAVWQPHLEINTDTNFLDVHQKIFNFHKSLKSGKDIHPYCSRWFTWPVMWRPMVYLFEKALTRRELVPQYPPLPDKVGQIFYDVHGMGNPLLWVLSAIVILLLSVILIHRVFIWYTEGDNFNANDQVLRFPTPAEFWLVCFVVLNYAANFLPWVVVTRCTFIYLYMPASVFAFMAVAWLVERWLRSYQIYYRAAGVTVIFAIAIAFVFWLPIYLGLPLSPAEFNLRMWLESWI; the protein is encoded by the coding sequence ATGAATCCTCAAAACTATCCAATCAAGAAAACTTCTAAATTTCCCTGGTTTGCCCTGGGAATGTGGGGTGTGTTTTTGCTGTCGCTTGGGCTAAGATTTTGGAATATTAACTTTTTTAATACTCTGGTTTTTGATGAGGGATATTATGCCGTTTATGGGGTTAATTATTTAGATGGAGTGCCGTTTTTTGATGCTCATCCGCCTCTAGGAAAATATGCCATTACTGCTGCAATTTGGTTAGCTTCTCATTTGCCTTTTAACACCGGCACCCCCAATGCTTTAAGCGGAATTTTGCTTTCTCCGTTTAGTTATCGTTGGTTAAATGCCTTGGTAGGGTCTTTTTTACCCTTGATTGTGGGGGGTGTTGCTTATCAACTTTCGGGTCGCTGTTTGTATGCTTTTTTGGCAAGTTTGTTTACTGCCTTAGATGGCTTACTTTTAGTTGAATCTCGTTTTGCTTTAATTAATATTTACCTAGTTTTTTTTGGTTTTCTTGCTCAATGGTTATTTCTTTTAGCTTTGAATAATCGAGGATTTATAAGTGTTTTTTGGTTGTTTTTATCTGGCGTATCTTTTGGCTGTTCTATTTCGGTTAAATGGAACGGTTTAGGGTTTTGGTTAGGAGTTTGTTTGACTTGGTTAGCGGCGCAAATTGTTTACTGGCAACGCCGCCGACAAGAAAAATTAAGTCGGCCTACAATTGAAATTATTAACCCGGATACCGGCATTAGAAGCTTTGAATTATCTTCCAAAATTCCTCTACCTCTCCCCCTGCTTCAAAAACGTTTCATTCAATTGTCTTGGTGGAAAATTTTACTGTTTTTAGGAGTTGTGCCGGCAGCGGTTTATTATGCAGTTTGGCAGCCTCATTTAGAGATTAATACGGATACAAATTTTCTCGACGTTCATCAAAAGATTTTTAATTTTCACAAAAGCTTAAAAAGTGGCAAAGATATTCACCCCTATTGTTCGCGGTGGTTCACTTGGCCTGTGATGTGGCGTCCAATGGTATATTTATTTGAAAAAGCACTAACTCGCCGTGAATTGGTGCCACAGTATCCACCTTTACCAGACAAAGTTGGTCAAATTTTTTATGATGTTCATGGCATGGGAAATCCTCTGCTTTGGGTACTTTCTGCGATAGTAATTTTGTTGTTGTCTGTGATTTTAATTCATCGAGTTTTTATTTGGTACACAGAGGGAGATAATTTTAATGCAAATGACCAAGTTTTGCGCTTTCCCACACCGGCAGAGTTCTGGTTAGTGTGTTTTGTTGTGCTGAATTATGCGGCAAATTTTTTACCTTGGGTGGTGGTGACTCGTTGCACTTTTATTTATCTTTATATGCCGGCTTCTGTATTTGCTTTTATGGCGGTTGCTTGGTTAGTAGAACGCTGGTTAAGAAGTTACCAAATTTATTATCGCGCTGCCGGTGTGACGGTGATTTTTGCGATTGCAATTGCCTTTGTTTTTTGGTTGCCAATTTATTTAGGTTTACCCCTTTCTCCTGCCGAGTTTAATCTTCGGATGTGGTTAGAATCATGGATTTAG